A region of Deltaproteobacteria bacterium DNA encodes the following proteins:
- a CDS encoding MoaD/ThiS family protein has translation MKKRHLSASSHMATVFIPALMRKLTRGQDRTTATGATLGELINDLDRQFPGFRERVVEHGDLAGSIAVSINGEVITGGLSEPIPADSEIHFVPAIAGG, from the coding sequence GTGAAGAAGAGACACCTCTCCGCTTCAAGTCATATGGCCACTGTTTTCATTCCTGCGTTAATGCGTAAATTGACGAGAGGGCAAGATCGAACCACGGCAACTGGAGCGACGCTCGGAGAGCTGATTAACGATCTTGACCGCCAGTTCCCCGGTTTTCGCGAGCGTGTGGTTGAGCATGGTGATTTAGCAGGTTCGATTGCCGTCTCGATCAATGGAGAAGTTATCACTGGAGGTTTATCTGAACCTATTCCGGCTGACAGCGAGATCCATTTTGTTCCCGCTATTGCTGGAGGATGA